The genomic region GCGTAGCTAAGTTCGCGTATTCCCTGGCAGATTCGTTCTGAGGTCCGCTGCCAGTCGGCGACGGTGTATACAGGCTGCCGTCTTGCGGCAATCCTCCTGATGAGTGCCACTGCGAGCGGGAGAATGCAGAAGGTCAGGCCAAGAGTGAAAGCCATTGGGGACAAAATCCTTCCAAAACGATTCTATTAGTCCCAAACATATTAATAATATCATTGCTCTAAACCGATTGCAGAAGTCAGCATTGGTAACGACATGCAATCGAGCTCCAAGCGGACAGTGCAAATCAACGTCAGAATGAGCCCCGAGGACCGGGACCTGCTGAAGCGCGCTGCGAACGTGCTTTGGCCGGAGGCGGAACTGACGAATTCAGGGATTGTGCTTGGCCTGGCCAAGCTGGGGGCAAGAGACATCTTGAAGAAGAAAGGCAAGAAGGGAAGAGTCGTACCCTGACACTCGTCTCCCTCGCGAGCACTCTTTGGCTGATGGCGACCCTATATACTGAAAGATATGGCGGTCGCGAACCCCAAATCCGTCAAAGTGAACATCTCCACCGGCGCCGGCGTGGACATTGAGTGGGACGACGGCCACCAGACGCACTACAACTTCGTCTGGTTGCGCGACGCCTGTCCTTGCGCCACCTGCACGGAGGAGCGCAACAATCACCATCGCCAGCCGGGGGAGCCGGCCAAAGCTGCGCCCGCGCTGCTGCCCATGTACAAAGCGCCGGTCAAGCCCACCGCGGCCAACCAGGTCGGCAGATACGCGCTGAGTTTTACATGGAATGACGGCCACTCCGCCGGCATTTACTCCTGGGACTACCTGCGTGATATGTGCCAGTGCGAAGAGTGCAAGGCCATGCGGTCGCAGCCGTCGGGGGACCGGGTGGTCTAGACAAGATCGCCGAAATCGCGCGTGATCGCGCGGAATCGCCGTAATCGGAAAGGCAAAAGCAGATTCCTCACCGCTGAAGCGGTTCGGAATGACAATCAACTCGGAATTGCAAGTTGCAGCAAGTCTATTTGCAAACATTGACGATGAACGCGTTGCTTTTCCGATGATCCGATGTCCCGATTCGTATGAGCCTCCTTGACCAACTCAATCCGCGGCAACGCGAAGCGGTGGAAGCCGTTGACGGACCGGTGTTGATACTGGCCGGCGCGGGCAGCGGCAAGACGCGGGTCATCACCTACCGCATTGCCCACTTGATTGAAGACCTGAGCGTGGACGCCGACTCCATCCTGGCGGTCACGTTCACCAACAAGGCCGCGGCCGAGATGGTGGAGCGCGTGGACCACCTGCTGGGCGGGCGTCTGCTGCGCAAGCCGCTGATCTCCACGTTCCACTCGTTTTGCGTGCGCGTGCTGCGTCGCGATATTGAAGCCATGAAGGTTGGGGGCGTGGGCTACAAAAAAGACTTTGCCATCTATGACGCTACCGACCAGCAAGCCGTAGTCAAGGGCGTGATGCGCCGCCTGGGCATTGACGACAAGCAGCACAAACCTGCCGCCGTGCTGTCGCGGATTTCCTGGGCCAAGAACCACATGCTGGACCCGCAGGAAATGTATTTGCAGTCGGCCGACCCCATTACGGAAAAAGTGGCGCATGTTTTTGAGGCCTACCGGCAGGAGCTGCGCAAGGCCAACGCGCTGGACTTTGACGATCTGTTGCTGGAGACGGTGCGGTTGCTGAAGTCGTCCGGCGAAGTGCGTGAGCGTTACCGCCGCCGCTTTGAATACCTGCTGATTGACGAATACCAGGACACCAACCGTCCGCAGTACGAGTTGATCAAGCTGCTGGCCGGCGAGCGCCACAACGTGTGCGTCGTGGGCGATGAAGACCAGTCCATATACTCGTGGCGCGGCGCGGACATCCGCAACATCCTGGAATTTGAAAAAGATTTTCCTGAAGCGCGGATCATCCGGCTGGAGCAGAACTACCGTTCCACCCAGAACATTTTGCAGGCCGCGTCCGCCGTGGTGGCGCACAACATCAAGCGCAAAGGCAAAACGCTGTGGACGGAGCGCCATGGCGGCGCCGCCGTGGGCTACTATGAAGCGCCCGACGGAGAAAATGAAGCGCTCTTTGCCGCCGACTTCATCGCCAACTACCTGAAGAAGGCCGCGGAAGACGGCAATGACAACGTCCGCGTGGCGGTGCTGTACCGGCTGAATTCGCAATCGCGATTGATTGAAGAGGCAATGCGGCGCTATCAACTGCCGTATCAGGTGGTCGGCGGATTTTCTTTTTACGAGCGCGCGGAAATCAAGGACATGATCAGCTACCTGAAGCTGATCCAGAATCCGCAGGACTCCATCGCGCTGCTGCGCGTGATCAACACGCCGGCGCGGGGCATCGGCAAGACCACGGTGGAGACGCTGGAGCGGCTGTCCTTGGAGACCGGCACGTCACTGTGGGGCGCGGTGGGCGAAACTCTGGAACGCCATCTCTTGCCGCCGCGGGCGCTGGCCGCGCTGAAGGGTTTTCAGGAATTGATAGACGACGCGCGGGCGATGATGCTGGGGAAGTTTGCCCAGCGAGTGGAAGAACAAATCCACCAC from Terriglobia bacterium harbors:
- a CDS encoding DUF971 domain-containing protein encodes the protein MAVANPKSVKVNISTGAGVDIEWDDGHQTHYNFVWLRDACPCATCTEERNNHHRQPGEPAKAAPALLPMYKAPVKPTAANQVGRYALSFTWNDGHSAGIYSWDYLRDMCQCEECKAMRSQPSGDRVV
- a CDS encoding UvrD-helicase domain-containing protein, which gives rise to MSLLDQLNPRQREAVEAVDGPVLILAGAGSGKTRVITYRIAHLIEDLSVDADSILAVTFTNKAAAEMVERVDHLLGGRLLRKPLISTFHSFCVRVLRRDIEAMKVGGVGYKKDFAIYDATDQQAVVKGVMRRLGIDDKQHKPAAVLSRISWAKNHMLDPQEMYLQSADPITEKVAHVFEAYRQELRKANALDFDDLLLETVRLLKSSGEVRERYRRRFEYLLIDEYQDTNRPQYELIKLLAGERHNVCVVGDEDQSIYSWRGADIRNILEFEKDFPEARIIRLEQNYRSTQNILQAASAVVAHNIKRKGKTLWTERHGGAAVGYYEAPDGENEALFAADFIANYLKKAAEDGNDNVRVAVLYRLNSQSRLIEEAMRRYQLPYQVVGGFSFYERAEIKDMISYLKLIQNPQDSIALLRVINTPARGIGKTTVETLERLSLETGTSLWGAVGETLERHLLPPRALAALKGFQELIDDARAMMLGKFAQRVEEQIHHGGTEARRAEEPDVAEAAEADVSFEPEALGENISFDFGANDSDEALPYQAAKAGAAEASAAAQPVEGFRAEGSAASVPEVLKFLIDRTGYIKQLEDEATPDSLARIENLKELVNAAMDSRDRGETLAEFLDHAALVSDVDTYDPRGRTTLMTLHSAKGLEFNLVFLVGMEEGLFPHSRAFNDPDQMEEERRLCYVGMTRAMDQLVLSQARYRRRYGTDMPDASIPSRFLEEVPAQLLEPLGVARTGRSSAARRESDYADRHYSYEDEDQSVTPSYGAGQQQPRTASPVRKGGYTGPKYNSIDNISEFFASRGKKFNRPSVPVEASSIRNSTTGFRPGQRVKHPKFGEGVVYQREGEGENAKITVQFPRFGLKKLVEKYAQLERA